One Papaver somniferum cultivar HN1 chromosome 10, ASM357369v1, whole genome shotgun sequence genomic window carries:
- the LOC113318339 gene encoding protein NSP-INTERACTING KINASE 3-like isoform X2 yields the protein MERRNFLLWRLCSLVLVLMEASFATLSPSGINYEVVALVAIKNDLNDPHNVLENWDINSVDPCSWRMVTCTTDGHVSALGLPSQSLSGSLSPGIGNLSYLQSVLLQNNDISGPIPTEIGKLKKLQTLDLSNNKFNGVIPHSIGNLGNLNYLRLNNNSLNGPFPESLSIIEGLTLVDLSYNNLSGSLPKVSARTFKIVGNPLICGSNSGHYCSAVLPDETLSFLPDALKEQPEAGVRTTHHIVIAFASSIGFVFIVIVVVGFLLWWRYRHNQQIFFDVNDLYDPEVCLGHLRKYSFKELRGATDHFNPKNILGTGGFGVVYKGCLQDGTVVAVKRLKDYNAVAGEVQFQTEVELISLAVHRNLLRLCGFCMTDTERLLVYPFMPNGSVASRLRDQLPGKPALDWSRRKKIALGTARGLLYLHEQCDPRIIHRDVKAANILLDEEFEAVVGDFGLAKLLDHRDSHVSTAVRGTVGHIAPEYLSTGQSSDKTDVFGFGILLLELITGQKALDFGRAVNQKGVMLDWVKKLHHERKLNLMVDKDLKNNFDRVEVEEMVQVALLCTQFHPSYRPKMSEVLRMLEGDGLAEKWEASQKVDTPKYRSLDNPQQRFSDFLDESTLDVEAMELSGPR from the exons ATGGAAAGGAGAAATTTCCTTTTGTGGAGATTGTGTTCACTGGTTTTGGTCTTGATGGAGGCTTCTTTTGCTACTCTTTCGCCTTCTGGTATTAACTACGAAG TTGTGGCACTTGTGGCTATAAAGAATGATCTAAATGATCCACATAATGTGTTGGAGAACTGGGATATCAATTCAGTAGATCCTTGTAGCTGGAGGATGGTTACTTGCACGACAGACGGCCATGTCTCTGCACT GGGGTTGCCTAGTCAGAGCTTGTCTGGGTCTTTATCGCCGGGAATTGGAAATCTCAGTTACCTGCAGTCTGT ATTGTTGCAAAATAACGACATATCTGGTCCTATTCCGACTGAGATCGGGAAATTGAAGAAGCTACAGACTCTTGATCTATCAAATAATAAATTTAATGGTGTGATTCCGCATTCTATCGGAAACCTTGGAAACCTGAATTATCT CCGACTCAATAACAACAGCCTTAATGGACCCTTCCCTGAATCGCTTTCCATCATTGAAGGTCTCACACTTGT GGACCTTTCTTACAACAATCTTAGCGGTTCCTTGCCAAAAGTATCTGCGAGAACTTTCAA AATTGTTGGCAATCCATTAATATGTGGATCAAATTCAGGACATTACTGTTCTGCTGTCTTGCCTGATGAGACACTTTCATTTCTACCAGATGCTCTGAAAG AACAACCAGAGGCGGGGGTACGAACAACCCACCACATAGTTATTGCATTTGCTTCAAGTATAGGATTTGTTTTTATAGTTATCGTTGTTGTGGGATTTCTTCTCTGGTGGAGATACAGACACAACCAGCAGATATTTTTTGATGTCAATG ATCTATATGATCCAGAAGTATGCTTGGGTCATCTGAGGAAGTATTCATTTAAGGAGCTTAGAGGGGCCACTGACCATTTCAATCCGAAGAATATTTTAGGAACGGGTGGGTTTGGAGTTGTTTACAAAGGATGCTTGCAAGATGGGACTGTGGTAGCCGTTAAAAGGTTGAAAGATTATAATGCAGTCGCTGGTGAAGTTCAGTTCCAAACAGAAGTTGAACTGATAAGCTTGGCAGTCCATCGGAATCTGCTCCGTCTATGTGGGTTCTGCATGACAGATACCGAACGTCTCCTTGTTTACCCCTTTATGCCAAATGGAAGTGTTGCATCTCGGTTAAGAG ATCAGCTTCCTGGCAAGCCAGCTTTAGACTGGTCAAGGCGTAAGAAGATCGCATTAGGAACAGCTAGGGGGTTACTGTATTTGCACGAGCAGTGTGATCCTAGAATTATACATCGTGACGTGAAAGCAGCAAACATACTTCTCGATGAAGAATTCGAAGCAGTTGTTGGAGATTTTGGATTAGCAAAGCTCTTGGACCATCGTGACTCTCATGTAAGCACAGCTGTTCGTGGAACTGTTGGGCACATAGCCCCTGAGTACTTATCAACTGGACAGTCATCAGATAAGACAGATGTGTTCGGTTTTGGTATCTTACTGTTGGAGCTGATCACAGGTCAAAAGGCACTAGATTTTGGACGAGCAGTGAACCAGAAAGGTGTAATGCTTGATTGG GTTAAAAAACTTCATCATGAGAGAAAACTCAATTTAATGGTAGATAAAGATCTAAAGAACAATTTCGATAGGGTTGAGGTAGAAGAGATGGTTCAAGTTGCTCTTTTATGTACACAATTTCACCCTTCTTACCGGCCGAAGATGTCTGAGGTTTTGAGAATGCTAGAAGGTGATGGCCTTGCCGAGAAATGGGAAGCCTCGCAAAAGGTTGATACACCAAAGTATCGATCCTTGGACAACCCACAGCAGAGATTTTCAGACTTCTTAGATGAGTCGACGTTGGACGTTGAAGCAATGGAGCTATCTGGCCCAAGGTGA
- the LOC113318339 gene encoding protein NSP-INTERACTING KINASE 3-like isoform X1: protein MERRNFLLWRLCSLVLVLMEASFATLSPSGINYEVVALVAIKNDLNDPHNVLENWDINSVDPCSWRMVTCTTDGHVSALGLPSQSLSGSLSPGIGNLSYLQSVLLQNNDISGPIPTEIGKLKKLQTLDLSNNKFNGVIPHSIGNLGNLNYLRLNNNSLNGPFPESLSIIEGLTLVDLSYNNLSGSLPKVSARTFKIVGNPLICGSNSGHYCSAVLPDETLSFLPDALKEQPEAGVRTTHHIVIAFASSIGFVFIVIVVVGFLLWWRYRHNQQIFFDVNADLYDPEVCLGHLRKYSFKELRGATDHFNPKNILGTGGFGVVYKGCLQDGTVVAVKRLKDYNAVAGEVQFQTEVELISLAVHRNLLRLCGFCMTDTERLLVYPFMPNGSVASRLRDQLPGKPALDWSRRKKIALGTARGLLYLHEQCDPRIIHRDVKAANILLDEEFEAVVGDFGLAKLLDHRDSHVSTAVRGTVGHIAPEYLSTGQSSDKTDVFGFGILLLELITGQKALDFGRAVNQKGVMLDWVKKLHHERKLNLMVDKDLKNNFDRVEVEEMVQVALLCTQFHPSYRPKMSEVLRMLEGDGLAEKWEASQKVDTPKYRSLDNPQQRFSDFLDESTLDVEAMELSGPR, encoded by the exons ATGGAAAGGAGAAATTTCCTTTTGTGGAGATTGTGTTCACTGGTTTTGGTCTTGATGGAGGCTTCTTTTGCTACTCTTTCGCCTTCTGGTATTAACTACGAAG TTGTGGCACTTGTGGCTATAAAGAATGATCTAAATGATCCACATAATGTGTTGGAGAACTGGGATATCAATTCAGTAGATCCTTGTAGCTGGAGGATGGTTACTTGCACGACAGACGGCCATGTCTCTGCACT GGGGTTGCCTAGTCAGAGCTTGTCTGGGTCTTTATCGCCGGGAATTGGAAATCTCAGTTACCTGCAGTCTGT ATTGTTGCAAAATAACGACATATCTGGTCCTATTCCGACTGAGATCGGGAAATTGAAGAAGCTACAGACTCTTGATCTATCAAATAATAAATTTAATGGTGTGATTCCGCATTCTATCGGAAACCTTGGAAACCTGAATTATCT CCGACTCAATAACAACAGCCTTAATGGACCCTTCCCTGAATCGCTTTCCATCATTGAAGGTCTCACACTTGT GGACCTTTCTTACAACAATCTTAGCGGTTCCTTGCCAAAAGTATCTGCGAGAACTTTCAA AATTGTTGGCAATCCATTAATATGTGGATCAAATTCAGGACATTACTGTTCTGCTGTCTTGCCTGATGAGACACTTTCATTTCTACCAGATGCTCTGAAAG AACAACCAGAGGCGGGGGTACGAACAACCCACCACATAGTTATTGCATTTGCTTCAAGTATAGGATTTGTTTTTATAGTTATCGTTGTTGTGGGATTTCTTCTCTGGTGGAGATACAGACACAACCAGCAGATATTTTTTGATGTCAATG CAGATCTATATGATCCAGAAGTATGCTTGGGTCATCTGAGGAAGTATTCATTTAAGGAGCTTAGAGGGGCCACTGACCATTTCAATCCGAAGAATATTTTAGGAACGGGTGGGTTTGGAGTTGTTTACAAAGGATGCTTGCAAGATGGGACTGTGGTAGCCGTTAAAAGGTTGAAAGATTATAATGCAGTCGCTGGTGAAGTTCAGTTCCAAACAGAAGTTGAACTGATAAGCTTGGCAGTCCATCGGAATCTGCTCCGTCTATGTGGGTTCTGCATGACAGATACCGAACGTCTCCTTGTTTACCCCTTTATGCCAAATGGAAGTGTTGCATCTCGGTTAAGAG ATCAGCTTCCTGGCAAGCCAGCTTTAGACTGGTCAAGGCGTAAGAAGATCGCATTAGGAACAGCTAGGGGGTTACTGTATTTGCACGAGCAGTGTGATCCTAGAATTATACATCGTGACGTGAAAGCAGCAAACATACTTCTCGATGAAGAATTCGAAGCAGTTGTTGGAGATTTTGGATTAGCAAAGCTCTTGGACCATCGTGACTCTCATGTAAGCACAGCTGTTCGTGGAACTGTTGGGCACATAGCCCCTGAGTACTTATCAACTGGACAGTCATCAGATAAGACAGATGTGTTCGGTTTTGGTATCTTACTGTTGGAGCTGATCACAGGTCAAAAGGCACTAGATTTTGGACGAGCAGTGAACCAGAAAGGTGTAATGCTTGATTGG GTTAAAAAACTTCATCATGAGAGAAAACTCAATTTAATGGTAGATAAAGATCTAAAGAACAATTTCGATAGGGTTGAGGTAGAAGAGATGGTTCAAGTTGCTCTTTTATGTACACAATTTCACCCTTCTTACCGGCCGAAGATGTCTGAGGTTTTGAGAATGCTAGAAGGTGATGGCCTTGCCGAGAAATGGGAAGCCTCGCAAAAGGTTGATACACCAAAGTATCGATCCTTGGACAACCCACAGCAGAGATTTTCAGACTTCTTAGATGAGTCGACGTTGGACGTTGAAGCAATGGAGCTATCTGGCCCAAGGTGA
- the LOC113316011 gene encoding uncharacterized protein LOC113316011 produces MNTVKINYDASWILELTNAGFGLVFRNSSGTFRAAECGWCGTFSAQKAEAVALLKAVQWANRHNIQNLAIEGDNQATIQYLQGKTITVNWQSIAILEEVKLVADKLVSFKGFQYIDRSANKVADLLAKEGRRSNSTISWTDQAPSFLFPAIAFDTVKAYEVCNSNNSTNVSCSARINPTNSVIGRATHQELVTEEPECQIFQ; encoded by the coding sequence ATGAATACTGTAAAGATAAACTACGACGCTTCATGGATTTTAGAACTTACTAATGCTGGTTTTGGTCTTGTTTTTCGAAACTCATCAGGCACCTTTCGAGCAGCAGAATGTGGATGGTGCGGGACCTTCTCAGCCCAAAaggcagaagctgtagctctgttaaAGGCAGTGCAATGGGCCAACAGACACAATATTCAAAATCTGGCGATAGAAGGGGATAACCAGGCAACCATACAGTATTTACAAGGAAAGACAATCACTGTAAACTGGCAATCCATAGCAATCTTGGAAGAGGTCAAACTAGTAGCAGATAAATTAGTTTCTTTTAAAGGTTTTCAGTACATAGATAGAAGCGCAAACAAGGTGGcagacttgttagcaaaagaaggaCGAAGATCAAATAGCACAATTTCTTGGACTGATCAAGCTCCTAGCTTTTTATTTCCTGCAATTGCTTTTGACACAGTCAAAGCATATGAAGTATGTAATTCTAATAACTCTACCAATGTATCTTGTTCTGCCAGGATTAATCCAACAAATTCAGTCATTGGACGAGCAACTCATCAAGAGTTAGTCACTGAAGAGCCTGAATGTCAAATTTTTCAGTGA